A DNA window from Drosophila biarmipes strain raj3 chromosome 2R, RU_DBia_V1.1, whole genome shotgun sequence contains the following coding sequences:
- the LOC108029335 gene encoding uncharacterized protein LOC108029335 — MFNNPMCLLRSPVLMSKAKPVVWNAFLHSSVGRFLCIGKLTFIFQLCDPSVVYKLKNIECSTVTGFSANASCYLKAINWNKAVAQMDVDLVKPLYNISVQLQVFKRDYSNKFQPFLINVVLNVCDLLSKRNFMPYGLIILKVAKQFSNFNHSCPFTGHLLARDAYLPEAYSPIVFPLGLYKMNITIMENYIRPPNAHVGGIVWYVQAMHPIQKKRNPKFSTFRH, encoded by the exons ATGTTCAACAACCCGATGTGCTTGCTCAGGAGTCCCGTGCTAATGTCTAAAGCCAAACCTGTGGTCTGGAATGCCTTCCTGCACTCTT CCGTAGGTAGGTTCTTATGTATTGGAAaacttacttttatttttcagctATGTGATCCCTCCGTTGTgtacaaattgaaaaatatcgAGTGCAGTACTGTGACCGGTTTCTCGGCGAACGCTTCATGCTATTTGAAGGCCATTAACTGGAACAAAGCTGTGGCCCAAATGGACGTGGATCTCGTAAAGCCGTTGTACAATATATCA gtTCAACTCCAGGTCTTTAAAAGAGACTACAGCAATAAATTCCAGCCATTTCTTATAAATGTGGTCTTAAATGTTTGTGATTTATTATCAAAGCGAAATTTTATGCCATACGGCCTAATTATTCTTAAAGTTGCCAAGCAATTTTCAAACTTTAATCATAGCTGTCCTTTCACCGGTCATTTACTTGCACGCGACGCATATCTTCCCGAAGCATATTCCCCAATAGTTTTCCCATTGGGCCTTTATAAAATGAACATCACTATAATGGAAAACTACATAAGACCGCCAAACGCCCACGTCGGAGGTATTGTGTGGTATGTCCAGGCCATGCATCCAATCCAGAAGAAAAGAAATCCGAAGTTCAGCACATTCCGACATTGA